A section of the Rubrobacter aplysinae genome encodes:
- a CDS encoding pyruvate carboxylase, which produces MLEKVLVANRGEIAVRAFRAAYELGIRAVAVYTPDDRDSLHRQKADEAYEIGEPGHPVRAYLDARLLVETAKKVGADSIYPGYGLLSESAELARACEEAGITFVGPPPDVLALTGDKISARRAAEKAGIPVPGASESLDEPRKALEAAEEIGYPVFVKAAAGGGGRGMRRVEREEDLESAVETAMREAEGAFGDPTVFLEQALERPRHIEVQILADGTGEVVHLYERDCSVQRRHQKVLELAPAPNLDPDLRDRLCADAVRFGEAVGYKNAGTVEFLVGEDGTHAFIEMNPRIQVEHTVTEETTDVDLVHAQLRISGGETLSGMDLTQGKIRQRGAALQCRVTTEDPASGFRPDTGRISAYRSPGGAGIRLDGGSVYTGAEISPYFDSLLVKLTARGADLTSAASRARRSLAEFRVRGVSTNVAFLRAVLADPDFLSGNTTTSFIDERPHLTAVSTGADRASRILDLLADTTVNRPQGPPPAVPDPRTKLPRLQNTDEPPPAGTRQRLGDLGPEGFARWLREAKDLKVTDTTMRDAHQSLFATRMRSFDMLAVAPHVARNMSGLFSAEVWGGATFDVALRFLQEDPWQRLARLREALPNVCLQMLLRGRNTVGYTAAPDEAVRAFVAEANETGIDIFRVFDALNDVEQMRPAIEAVRETGAVAEGVLCYTGDLSDPSETLYTLDYYLRLAEELVEAGSHVLCIKDMAGLLRAPAASTLVGALRERFDLPVHLHTHDTAGGQLATYLVALEAGVDAVDGAAAPMAGMTSQPSLAAIVAATDNTGRETGLSMHALGDLEPYWETVRTLYKPFETGLRAPTGTVYRHEIPGGQLSNLRQQAAALGLSERFEEVERLYARCDDLLGHIVKVTPTSKVVGDLALYLLSADIDLEDLEKNPGGYDLPDSVIGFLRGELGVPPGGWPEPFRSRALEAYGAGESEDELTAENREDRESLAAGGARRREALNRMLLPGPTKDFEASKSRHGDVSVVPTKAFFYGLERQEELAVDLEPGVRLYIELDAVTEADEGGIRTVLCTLNGQPRPIDALDRSLEPEVPRQEKADTTNSSHVAAPMTGVVTISVEKGEEVEAGQKIGTIEAMKMESSITAQSTGAVERLAASSGTRVEPGDLLLVLS; this is translated from the coding sequence ATGTTAGAGAAGGTACTGGTAGCGAACCGGGGTGAGATCGCGGTTCGGGCCTTCCGGGCCGCCTACGAGCTCGGTATCCGGGCGGTGGCGGTGTACACGCCGGACGACCGCGACTCGCTGCACCGCCAAAAGGCTGACGAGGCGTACGAAATCGGGGAGCCCGGCCATCCTGTACGGGCCTATCTCGACGCGCGGTTGCTGGTCGAGACCGCGAAGAAGGTCGGGGCGGACTCCATCTACCCCGGATACGGCCTCCTGTCAGAGAGCGCGGAGCTTGCGCGGGCGTGCGAGGAGGCCGGAATCACCTTCGTGGGGCCGCCGCCGGACGTGCTGGCGCTCACGGGGGATAAGATCTCGGCCCGCCGGGCCGCCGAGAAGGCCGGCATCCCGGTACCGGGGGCTTCAGAGTCGCTGGATGAGCCGCGGAAGGCGCTGGAGGCGGCGGAGGAGATCGGCTACCCCGTCTTCGTAAAGGCCGCCGCCGGGGGCGGTGGACGTGGCATGCGCCGGGTCGAGCGCGAGGAGGACCTGGAGAGCGCGGTCGAGACCGCGATGCGCGAGGCCGAGGGAGCGTTCGGAGACCCGACCGTGTTTCTGGAGCAGGCCCTGGAGAGGCCCCGGCACATAGAGGTCCAGATCCTGGCCGACGGAACCGGTGAGGTCGTACACCTGTACGAGCGGGACTGCTCCGTGCAGCGCCGCCACCAGAAGGTGCTGGAGCTCGCCCCCGCCCCGAACCTCGATCCCGACTTGCGCGACCGACTCTGCGCCGACGCCGTGCGCTTTGGGGAGGCGGTTGGGTACAAGAACGCCGGCACGGTGGAGTTCCTCGTCGGCGAGGACGGGACCCACGCCTTCATCGAGATGAACCCCCGCATCCAGGTCGAGCACACCGTCACCGAGGAGACCACCGACGTGGACCTCGTCCACGCCCAGCTCCGCATCTCCGGCGGCGAGACGCTGTCCGGGATGGATCTCACGCAAGGGAAGATCCGGCAACGCGGCGCGGCCCTGCAGTGCCGGGTAACCACCGAGGATCCGGCAAGCGGCTTCCGGCCGGATACGGGCAGGATCTCCGCCTACCGATCTCCCGGCGGCGCCGGCATCCGTCTCGACGGCGGCAGCGTCTACACCGGGGCCGAGATAAGCCCCTACTTCGATTCCCTGCTCGTAAAGCTGACCGCCCGCGGCGCGGACCTCACGTCCGCTGCCAGCCGTGCCCGGCGCTCGCTGGCGGAGTTCCGGGTGCGGGGCGTATCCACCAACGTCGCCTTCCTGCGCGCCGTGCTCGCCGACCCGGATTTCCTCTCTGGAAACACGACCACCTCGTTCATAGACGAGCGGCCTCATCTGACCGCCGTCTCCACCGGCGCCGACCGGGCCAGCCGCATCCTGGACCTGCTCGCCGATACCACGGTAAACAGGCCCCAAGGTCCGCCTCCAGCGGTCCCTGACCCGCGCACCAAGCTGCCCAGGCTACAGAACACCGACGAGCCGCCTCCCGCCGGTACGCGCCAGAGGCTCGGAGATCTCGGCCCCGAAGGCTTCGCCCGCTGGCTGCGCGAGGCGAAAGACCTCAAGGTCACCGACACCACGATGCGCGACGCCCACCAGTCGCTGTTCGCCACCCGGATGCGCTCCTTCGACATGCTCGCCGTCGCACCGCACGTCGCCCGTAACATGTCCGGGCTCTTCTCCGCCGAGGTGTGGGGCGGGGCGACCTTCGACGTTGCCCTGAGATTTCTCCAAGAGGACCCGTGGCAGCGGCTCGCCCGGCTCCGGGAGGCGCTCCCGAACGTCTGCCTGCAGATGCTGCTGCGCGGGCGCAACACCGTCGGCTACACCGCCGCTCCAGACGAGGCCGTGCGCGCCTTCGTTGCCGAGGCCAACGAGACCGGCATAGACATCTTCCGTGTCTTCGACGCGCTGAATGACGTCGAGCAGATGCGCCCCGCCATCGAGGCCGTGCGAGAGACGGGAGCCGTGGCCGAGGGCGTGCTCTGCTACACCGGCGACCTCTCCGATCCCTCCGAGACGCTCTACACCCTGGACTACTACCTGCGCCTGGCCGAAGAGCTCGTCGAGGCCGGGTCACACGTGCTGTGTATCAAGGATATGGCCGGTCTGCTGCGTGCCCCGGCCGCGAGCACCCTCGTCGGGGCGTTGCGCGAGAGGTTCGACTTGCCGGTCCACCTGCACACCCACGACACCGCCGGAGGGCAGCTCGCAACCTACCTGGTCGCGCTGGAGGCCGGGGTCGACGCGGTGGACGGCGCGGCGGCCCCGATGGCCGGCATGACCAGCCAGCCTTCTCTTGCGGCGATAGTAGCCGCCACCGACAACACCGGGCGCGAGACCGGGCTCTCGATGCACGCCCTGGGCGACCTGGAGCCGTACTGGGAGACGGTACGCACGCTCTACAAACCGTTCGAGACCGGTCTGCGCGCGCCTACGGGTACGGTGTACCGGCACGAGATCCCGGGCGGCCAGCTCTCCAACCTCCGGCAGCAGGCGGCCGCCCTCGGGCTCTCGGAACGCTTCGAGGAGGTCGAGCGCCTCTACGCCCGCTGCGACGACCTGCTCGGGCATATCGTAAAGGTCACGCCCACGAGCAAGGTCGTCGGGGATCTCGCGCTGTACCTGCTCTCGGCGGATATAGACCTCGAAGATCTGGAGAAAAACCCCGGCGGATACGACCTGCCGGATAGCGTGATCGGCTTCCTGCGCGGCGAGCTCGGCGTGCCCCCCGGCGGCTGGCCCGAGCCGTTCCGCAGCCGGGCGTTGGAGGCTTACGGTGCCGGGGAGAGTGAAGACGAGCTAACCGCCGAAAATCGCGAGGATCGCGAGTCGCTCGCCGCGGGCGGGGCCCGACGGCGCGAGGCGCTGAACCGTATGCTGCTACCCGGCCCCACGAAGGACTTCGAAGCCTCGAAGTCTCGCCACGGCGACGTATCGGTGGTGCCCACGAAGGCGTTCTTCTACGGCCTGGAGCGTCAGGAGGAGCTTGCGGTGGATCTCGAGCCCGGCGTGCGGCTGTACATAGAGCTCGACGCCGTTACCGAGGCCGACGAGGGCGGCATCCGCACCGTGCTCTGTACCCTCAACGGTCAGCCCCGGCCCATAGATGCCCTCGACCGCTCGCTGGAGCCCGAGGTGCCGCGCCAGGAGAAGGCGGACACCACCAACTCCAGCCACGTCGCCGCGCCCATGACCGGAGTCGTCACGATCTCGGTCGAGAAAGGTGAGGAGGTCGAGGCGGGGCAGAAGATCGGTACCATCGAGGCCATGAAGATGGAGTCCTCCATAACGGCCCAGTCAACGGGGGCCGTGGAGCGCCTCGCCGCCTCAAGCGGCACCCGCGTCGAGCCCGGCGACCTGTTGCTGGTGCTCTCCTAG
- a CDS encoding SDR family NAD(P)-dependent oxidoreductase, whose protein sequence is MFDEKNETNKTLENRVAIVTGASSGIGEATARELAGRGAAVVLAARDAERLEGLAREIQSRGGHALPVPTDVTDEESVRALVGRAAGLGGVDVLVNNAGLGLSGRVAELRADDLRYVYEVNVLGPLRCLQAALPHMRRGGRIINVSSIVGLRAIPKVGGYCSSKTALNALSEALRVEISSRGVTVTSVYPGTTRTAFRDNSRRTKDEKRGWRPKGVPAEKVAVKIARAAERGGRDVYVTLGDRAFSAAATLAPGALDLALRSWAEDSEE, encoded by the coding sequence ATGTTTGATGAGAAGAATGAGACGAACAAGACGCTTGAGAACAGGGTTGCAATCGTTACCGGGGCCTCCAGCGGCATCGGGGAGGCCACCGCGCGCGAGCTCGCGGGCCGGGGCGCGGCGGTCGTGCTGGCGGCCCGCGACGCCGAAAGGCTCGAAGGGCTGGCCCGGGAGATCCAGAGCCGCGGAGGCCACGCCCTCCCGGTGCCGACCGACGTGACCGACGAGGAGTCGGTGCGGGCGCTGGTCGGGCGCGCCGCCGGGCTCGGCGGGGTAGACGTGCTGGTGAACAACGCCGGTCTAGGGCTCTCCGGGCGGGTCGCAGAGCTTCGGGCCGACGACCTGCGCTACGTGTACGAGGTAAACGTACTCGGCCCGCTGCGCTGTCTGCAGGCCGCGCTGCCCCACATGCGGCGCGGGGGCAGGATCATCAACGTCTCCTCTATCGTCGGGCTGCGGGCGATCCCGAAGGTCGGGGGCTACTGCTCCTCGAAGACCGCCCTGAACGCGCTCTCCGAGGCCCTGCGCGTCGAGATCTCCTCTCGCGGCGTCACCGTGACGAGCGTCTACCCGGGCACCACCCGGACCGCCTTCCGGGATAACTCCCGCCGCACGAAGGACGAGAAGCGCGGCTGGCGTCCGAAAGGCGTGCCCGCGGAGAAGGTCGCCGTGAAGATAGCCCGCGCCGCCGAGCGTGGGGGCCGGGACGTATACGTCACGCTCGGGGACCGCGCCTTCTCAGCCGCCGCGACCCTGGCCCCGGGCGCCCTGGATCTCGCGCTGCGCTCCTGGGCGGAAGATTCGGAGGAGTAG
- a CDS encoding NUDIX hydrolase encodes MNPRNPYEYEFCPRCGGPLEERVVKAGEPERLVCGECGFVFYQGPKLVASAIFELDGGIVLIQRSIQPGYGKWTFPGGFVELGERSEVAAAREALEECGVELEIESIVGLYSYQDSVPAIAVYAARVVGGKPSPLDETLDVRSFAREDLPWPELAFPSTEHALKDYLRR; translated from the coding sequence TTGAACCCGCGCAACCCTTACGAGTACGAGTTCTGCCCCCGGTGTGGCGGCCCTCTGGAGGAGCGGGTCGTGAAGGCCGGGGAGCCGGAGCGGCTGGTGTGCGGCGAGTGTGGGTTCGTGTTTTATCAGGGGCCCAAGCTGGTTGCGAGTGCTATCTTCGAGCTGGACGGTGGGATAGTCCTGATCCAACGCTCCATACAGCCCGGCTATGGTAAGTGGACGTTCCCCGGCGGGTTCGTCGAGCTCGGCGAGAGGTCCGAGGTCGCCGCCGCTCGTGAGGCGCTGGAGGAGTGCGGGGTCGAGCTCGAGATCGAGAGTATCGTCGGGCTGTACTCCTATCAGGACTCGGTACCCGCCATAGCCGTCTACGCCGCCAGAGTCGTGGGCGGCAAGCCGTCCCCCCTCGACGAGACGCTGGACGTAAGGAGCTTTGCCCGTGAGGATCTGCCGTGGCCCGAGCTGGCCTTCCCGAGCACGGAGCACGCCCTGAAGGACTATCTCAGAAGATAG
- a CDS encoding flavoprotein, whose translation MEDPREEQRAERVIVGVTGSIAAYKTPGVIRRVRESGREVRVISTDAALRFVPEETLAIAAGGSIHTERSWWENSGRVEHVSLARWADLLLVAPAAADALARTAIGLGDDLLSATVLAGTRRVIWAPAMNPEMWQSPATRRNVETLEGWGHQFVGPAEGEMASAEELPGVGRLADEAEILAAVEAALAEDIPG comes from the coding sequence GTGGAAGACCCGAGAGAAGAGCAGAGAGCAGAACGCGTAATCGTCGGGGTCACCGGCAGCATCGCGGCGTACAAGACGCCCGGAGTGATCCGGCGCGTCAGAGAGTCCGGCCGGGAGGTACGCGTGATCTCGACCGACGCCGCCCTCCGGTTCGTCCCCGAGGAGACGCTCGCCATAGCCGCCGGAGGAAGCATACACACCGAGAGGAGCTGGTGGGAGAACTCGGGCCGGGTCGAGCACGTAAGCCTCGCCCGCTGGGCCGACCTCCTGCTCGTCGCCCCGGCCGCCGCCGACGCCCTGGCGCGGACCGCGATAGGCCTCGGCGACGACCTCCTCTCCGCCACCGTACTCGCCGGCACGCGCCGCGTGATCTGGGCCCCGGCGATGAACCCCGAGATGTGGCAGAGTCCCGCCACCCGGCGCAACGTCGAGACGCTAGAGGGCTGGGGGCACCAGTTCGTGGGCCCGGCAGAAGGTGAGATGGCCTCCGCAGAGGAGCTACCGGGAGTAGGACGCCTCGCCGACGAGGCCGAGATACTCGCTGCGGTAGAGGCGGCGCTGGCCGAGGATATCCCGGGCTAG